The window TATTCAGTGTCAAATGACGCTCCCCGGCGTGAAGGAAGCGTCGGCGAGCACCCCCCCTCCCACCCCTGCGACGACGTCGAAGAGAGGGGAAAAGAAAGAGCGGGAAGAGAGCGAGGAGAGAGAAGAAGATCCGGCGCTCTCCCCTCCGGAGCAGACGGAGAAAGAGGCGCTCAAAACGAATCGCAAGGGGCCGATCCGCGTCGTCGAGCCGGAACGCCGTGCACGTCATGAAGAAGGGGCTCACAAGATTTTGATCACCACAACTCAAAAGATAGAGGGAAGAAAAGTCAAAAACTACTTTGGATTGATCAATGCCAATATCATTATCGAGTTGGAGGACCAGATTCACTCGATCCCTGAAAAAGCGGTTTACTCGACCAACACCACTTATCGAAGCCACCTGAAGACAGGGATCTTGCTTGCGCTTCGCGATCTCCGAGGCGAAGCGGCCCTGTTCGGCGCCAATGCCGTGGTGGGAACCTCTTTCAACTTCCATCGAATCGACCCGCGCTCTCTCCTTCTCTCCGCCGTCGGAACCGCCGTTTTGATCGATGAGCTGA of the Candidatus Manganitrophus noduliformans genome contains:
- a CDS encoding heavy metal-binding domain-containing protein is translated as MICPNCGCEQREAGRCIQCQMTLPGVKEASASTPPPTPATTSKRGEKKEREESEEREEDPALSPPEQTEKEALKTNRKGPIRVVEPERRARHEEGAHKILITTTQKIEGRKVKNYFGLINANIIIELEDQIHSIPEKAVYSTNTTYRSHLKTGILLALRDLRGEAALFGANAVVGTSFNFHRIDPRSLLLSAVGTAVLIDELN